Genomic segment of Microbacterium sp. BH-3-3-3:
GTCTTCGGCGAGGAGCCGCGGATCCGCTCGCTGGGGCTCGAGACGACGTACGGGACGATCCCGCGCACCGCCGAAGACGACGAATGGTGGCGCTGGTACTCCGCGCCGGGCGGCCGGTCGATCACGCTGCGCCCCGACCCGCACGGCACGATCCGCGCGACGCTGTCGGTGGTCACCGATCGTGCGCGCCCGAGGAGCGAGCGCGGAGATGTGGACGCCCAGCGCCGCCGCCTGCGCGACGTCTTCGCCGACGCCGGCTGGGAGGCGGAACGCGTGCTCGACGCCTTCGACCGCGCCGACGAGCTGTACACCGACGCGATCGGTCAGGTGCGGGCTCCCCGCTGGTCGAGTGGTCGGGTCGCGCTCGTGGGCGACGCCGCGTACTGCGCCTCACCGGTCAGCGGAATGGGGACGAGCCTCGCCCTCGTGGGTGCGTACGTGCTGGCGGGCGAACTGGCCGCCCATGTCGACCACCGCGACGCGTTCGGCGGGTACGAGCGCCTGATGCGTCCCTACGTCGCGCAGGCGCAGAACCTGCCCCCGGGGACGCCGCGGCTGGCCAATCCGACCTCGCGGGTCGGCGTGGGGGCGTTCCGGACCGCGCTGCGGGTGGCATCCACTCCCCTCGCGAAGCGTCTCACGGGGGGACTCTTCACGCCGCCGGCCGACGCCATCGACCTGCCGGACTACGCGCACCTGGGGTGACGTGTCGGTGGGCTCGCGTCACGGGCCTCGCGATCGTGATGCGCCGCATCACAACAGCTTATGTCGGAATAAAGCATAAGGCGGGTAGCGTCGAAGTCACCCCACAGAGAGTGAGCGACGATGCTTCTCGAAAGAGACCTCATCCAGTCCGTCGGATTCCGAAACGTCCGCGAGGGTGACGAGATCACCGGCTTCCAGTTCCGCGTCCGGATGCCGTCGTACCGCGGCATGGCGGCGTCACTGATCGACGGGATCGGCGTGAGCATTCCGGGGCTGGTCGACGTGGCATCCGAGGTACCGCTGTGGACCCTGCAGGGTCGGCAGTACACGCTGGCCGAACTGTGGGACGGCGACGGGGTGCGCTGGCCCCTCGAAGACGCCGCGATCATCACCGTCCCGCTGCCCGGCGGTCTCCCCGACGGCGTGCACGAGCTCTCGATCGATCTGCGCCTGCGCGCCTCGTACATTCCGCTCGAGCACCAGCCGAGCCGCTACCGGGTGACCAAGCACGTCACGCTGGCGCCCGAGGCATCCGGCGCCCCCTTCCGCTACGGCGTCTCGCTCTACAGCTACATGGGCGACTACGGCACGGTCATGGACCTCGAGACCGCCCTCGCCTCGATCGCCGACCTGGGGGCCACCGGCGTCGAGATCCTCGGCGAAGCGCACGTGCCGAACTACCCGCACCCCTC
This window contains:
- a CDS encoding FAD-dependent monooxygenase, coding for MAATSDRRVLICGASIAGPALAYWLNRYGYETVIVERADALRTGGQNVDVRGAGREVVRRMDLESDVRAATTGEVGTRFVDGDGRTVAEFPAGRGDSDGATAELEILRGDLAELLVERTTGRTEYRFGDRVTGLEQDADGVTVRFERAPEETFALVVAADGIGSRTRGLVFGEEPRIRSLGLETTYGTIPRTAEDDEWWRWYSAPGGRSITLRPDPHGTIRATLSVVTDRARPRSERGDVDAQRRRLRDVFADAGWEAERVLDAFDRADELYTDAIGQVRAPRWSSGRVALVGDAAYCASPVSGMGTSLALVGAYVLAGELAAHVDHRDAFGGYERLMRPYVAQAQNLPPGTPRLANPTSRVGVGAFRTALRVASTPLAKRLTGGLFTPPADAIDLPDYAHLG